A genomic window from Vitis riparia cultivar Riparia Gloire de Montpellier isolate 1030 chromosome 18, EGFV_Vit.rip_1.0, whole genome shotgun sequence includes:
- the LOC117906892 gene encoding auxin-responsive protein SAUR50-like: MSLNSHRPQNTHGLSFDPTAPLDMVSLSSSVSAYIPLHNLSIDPHHLHLSFLASLIIAYLLPSWSSTSHPKKMALGKSNKLSQAAVLKQILKRCSSLGKKQGYDQEGLPLDVPKGHFAVYVGENRTRYIVPISFLTRPEFQSLLQQAEEEFGFDHEMGLTIPCEEVVFQSLTSMLR; encoded by the coding sequence ATGTCCTTAAACTCACACAGACCCCAAAACACCCATGGTCTCTCCTTTGACCCCACAGCCCCACTTGACATGGTTTCTCTCTCCTCCTCAGTCTCAGCTTATATACCCTTGCACAACCTTTCAATCGACCCACACCACCTTCACCTTTCCTTTCTCGCTTCTCTGATTATCGCCTACTTGCTTCCTTCCTGGTCTTCGACGTCTCACCCGAAGAAAATGGCTCTCGGGAAATCAAATAAACTATCTCAAGCAGCAGTTCTTAAGCAAATTCTCAAGAGATGCTCCAGCTTGGGAAAGAAGCAAGGTTATGACCAAGAGGGGCTTCCACTTGATGTTCCGAAAGGCCACTTTGCAGTATACGTTGGTGAAAATAGAACAAGATACATTGTCCCGATCTCCTTCTTGACACGTCCTGAGTTTCAAAGCTTGCTTCAGCAAGCCGAGGAAGAGTTCGGTTTCGATCACGAGATGGGCCTCACAATTCCATGTGAAGAAGTTGTTTTTCAGTCTTTAACGTCCATGCTCAGATGA
- the LOC117906894 gene encoding auxin-responsive protein SAUR21-like has protein sequence MGFRLPLMMVSHVKQIMKLQPLAKNRLAAATADVPKGYFAVYVGENQKQRFVVPISYLNHPSFQDLLSQAEEEFGFDHPMGGLTIPCKIANFIELTSRLQVNIL, from the coding sequence ATGGGTTTTCGTTTGCCCTTGATGATGGTTTCTCATGTCAAACAAATTATGAAACTGCAACCTCTTGCCAAAAACCGGTTAGCAGCAGCAACGGCAGATGTTCCGAAAGGCTATTTTGCGGTTTATGTTGGGGAGAATCAGAAGCAGCGGTTTGTGGTTCCGATATCTTACTTGAACCATCCTTCGTTTCAGGACTTGTTAAGTCAGGCTGAGGAAGAGTTTGGGTTCGACCATCCCATGGGTGGTCTCACCATTCCCTGCAAAATAGCCAACTTCATAGAACTCACTTCTCGCTTGCAGGTGAATATCCTGTGA
- the LOC117907216 gene encoding LOW QUALITY PROTEIN: ATP sulfurylase 2 (The sequence of the model RefSeq protein was modified relative to this genomic sequence to represent the inferred CDS: inserted 1 base in 1 codon), whose translation MSLSIRLHISSNLSLNFHPQTTIRRTNHSTSIRPRPIYHSNXLAPALLRRAMSAIPSHKSSSSSTIKSSLIEPDGGALVDRVVPESERAAKALEAESMPKVGLTQIDLEWVHVISEGWASPLKGFMREDEYLQSLHFNCIRMKDGTIVNMSLPIVLAIDDEAKERIGASQDVGLVGPTGDLVGILRSIEIYKHNKEERVARTWGTTAPGLPYVEEVITPAGNWLIGGDLEVLKPIKYNDGLDHYRLSPQQLRKEFDKRQADAVFAFQLRNPVHNGHALLMNDTRRRLLEMGYKNPILLLHPLGGYTKADDVPLDVRMEQHSKVLEDGVLDPETTIVAIFPSPMHYAGPTEVQWHAKGRINAGANFYIVGRDPAGMGHPTEKRDLYDPDHGKKVLSMAPGLEKLNILPFRVAAYDTVGKKMAFFDPSRAKDFLFISGTKMRTYARNGENPPDGFMCPQGWNVLVRYYESLQAEDATQQSAVVSA comes from the exons ATGTCTCTCAGCATTAGGCTCCACATCAGTTCCAACCTCAGCCTCAACTTCCACCCCCAAACCACAATCAGAAGAACCAACCACTCTACTTCAATCCGACCCAGACCCATTTACCATTCGA CCTTAGCCCCTGCTCTTCTTCGCCGCGCCATGTCTGCGATTCCTTCACAtaaatcttcttcttcttctacaaTCAAGAGCTCTCTGATTGAGCCGGATGGCGGTGCTTTGGTGGATCGGGTGGTGCCTGAGAGCGAGCGGGCCGCGAAGGCTCTGGAGGCGGAATCAATGCCGAAGGTGGGGCTGACCCAGATCGATTTGGAATGGGTTCATGTGATTAGCGAGGGATGGGCAAGTCCGCTGAAAGGGTTCATGAGGGAAGATGAGTATTTACAGAGCTTGCATTTCAATTGTATCAGGATGAAGGATGGGACTATTGTGAACATGTCGCTTCCCATTGTTTTGGCTATTGATGATGAGGCCAAGGAGCGAATCGGGGCATCGCAAGACGTGGGGTTGGTTGGCCCCACTGGTGACTTGGTTGGTATACTTCGAAG CATTGAAATATACAAGCATAACAAAGAAGAAAGAGTTGCCAGAACATGGGGAACAACTGCTCCAGGATTACCTTATGTTGAAGAGGTAATTACTCCAGCTGGAAATTGGCTCATCGGTGGAGATCTGGAAGTGTTGAAGCCCATCAAATATAATGATGGTCTTGACCACTATAGGCTGTCACCCCAACAACTCCGTAAAGAATTTGATAAGCGGCAGGCCGATGCAGTTTTTGCTTTTCAGCTGAGGAACCCTGTCCATAATGGGCATGCTTTGTTAATGAATGACACACGCAGGCGACTTTTGGAAATGGGATACAAGAATCCTATATTATTGCTTCATCCTCTTGGAGGTTACACAAAGGCAGACGACGTGCCCTTGGATGTTCGAATGGAACAACATAGCAAG GTCCTAGAAGATGGAGTCCTTGATCCTGAAACTACCATTGTGGCTATATTCCCATCACCTATGCATTATGCAGGCCCAACTGAAGTACAGTGGCATGCCAAGGGACGGATAAATGCAGGTGCTAATTTCTATATTGTAGGTCGTGATCCTGCTGGTATGGGTCACCCAACAGAGAAGAGGGATTTGTATGACCCTGACCATGGGAAAAAGGTGTTAAGCATGGCTCCTGGCTTGGAGAAGCTAAATATTCTGCCATTCAGG GTTGCAGCATATGACACAGTGGGAAAGAAGATGGCCTTTTTTGATCCTTCACGTGCTAAggattttctcttcatttcagGAACCAAG ATGCGGACTTATGCAAGAAACGGTGAGAACCCTCCTGATGGTTTTATGTGCCCCCAGGGATGGAATGTCCTTGTCAGATACTATGAGAGTTTGCAAGCAGAAGATGCCACACAGCAATCAGCTGTTGTATCTGCTTAG